The DNA segment taataccaggtggaaacggggccaAAGACAGACTTCACAACTGAGTGTCCTCTATGCTCCCTGGGTTTTCAATAGTCTCCAATCGTTGTTGACAGGCACCTATGATCTTCTTGCGAGGCCCCAGTGGAATATGAATGCTCTTTAGGTCTTTGTCTGAGCAAAGCAACAGGGCCTTAAGGTCAATCTTCTCTTTTTTGAAGATAGGAATGAACTCGTTCATGCTTTGTGTGGCCAGAAACACTTCCAGTGGACTGGTGTTGGGCTCATTGTCATCATCCAACCCCAACTCTACCTCATCCCATGGCAGCTCCTGCACGTTCCTCTCCTGTAGGCTACGGGCACTTCCAATGCTGTCGTAGTCCAGACTAGGCGAGCGTTGCATCCGACTCTGCAGGCGCACATTATTGACCCGTTCGCTCCCAGCAAGACTACCTTCATCTCTGCTGCCAATGCCGAAGAGTCCGCCGCTCACATAGTTGCGTCGGAACACCATGGTGCCCAGGCCAGGGCGGTTGAAGAGTGAGTCGTGGCCTGAGTCGGTGCTGATCTCTGAGTAGTCCACGTCTTGTCCATGCAAGTCGGGCTCACTGATGGCATGTGAGATAGCATCCTCGTGGTCACTAGGGAACACGTTACGTATGTTGCGACGGGACCGGTCCTTGGGATTGACGTACGTCCCCTGCTTCAAGAACATGACATCATTGCCCAGTTGTAGGCCAGACAAAGAGTGGACACTCTTCCTGCCATCTTCGTAGATTTTGAAGGTCCCATCACCTAGCTTCTTCTTGTCAAGCTTCTTCTGGATCTTAGTTTTGCCCCTGGCTGTAGCATGAAGAGTAGCCTAGAGGAACAAATTCAACATCATCTCACAATGAAGCAGCAGCACTGTTGCTGCAGAAGCGCTGAGGTTAAATATCATTAGATTTGAGTATGTTGAAAGGTCTTCAGCTTCAGTAACTAGGGTTTTTCTCTTAACATCAAGGGCAAATGCTATTTTTTTTGGGCTGCATTGGTTTATTACCAGATCTACTAAAAGGTTCTGTTAAGGAAGCCCACAAAATTTGTGCTGAACGCAATTTGTATCACATAAATCTATATCTTGCAGGCAAGTTTTGAGTGCTAGGTTGTAAAGGAGGCAGAAAACTACAAAAATCTTGCATACTTTACTGGGACTGTATAGCATTGCTCCATAACTGCAATCCAGGCACCTGAATCAGCTCTTTAAATTCTGAAAATGTGCTTGACTACACTTTGTGTCTAGAGCTATGCCCGGTTAAAACATTCTACTCTATAATTTTAC comes from the Xyrauchen texanus isolate HMW12.3.18 chromosome 12, RBS_HiC_50CHRs, whole genome shotgun sequence genome and includes:
- the ush1ga gene encoding pre-mRNA splicing regulator USH1G encodes the protein MNDKYHKAARDGYLDLLKEATQKDLNAPDEDGMTPTLWAAYHGNLDALRLIAGRGGNPDKSDIWGNTPLHLAAAKGHLNCLSFLVSFGANVWCLDNDYHTPLDMAATKNHMDCVRYLDSIAAKQTALNPKLVSKLKDRAFRDAERRINECVKLQQKHRRRLERKFQRESTEASVSDAMSFSSYASSTLSRKLHHFNTATSVPYSQATLHATARGKTKIQKKLDKKKLGDGTFKIYEDGRKSVHSLSGLQLGNDVMFLKQGTYVNPKDRSRRNIRNVFPSDHEDAISHAISEPDLHGQDVDYSEISTDSGHDSLFNRPGLGTMVFRRNYVSGGLFGIGSRDEGSLAGSERVNNVRLQSRMQRSPSLDYDSIGSARSLQERNVQELPWDEVELGLDDDNEPNTSPLEVFLATQSMNEFIPIFKKEKIDLKALLLCSDKDLKSIHIPLGPRKKIIGACQQRLETIENPGSIEDTQL